A single region of the bacterium genome encodes:
- a CDS encoding acyl-CoA dehydrogenase family protein has protein sequence MSYKALDFYAHDALLREEELAVALEVRRWVGERFMPLVADCFEQDRFPLELAREMGELGLFGATIDGWGCAGLSHTAYGLINRELERGDSGLRSFLSVQSGLVMYPIWRYGSREQQDLWLPALARGEAVGCFGLTEPDHGSDPGGMETRAEDRGDHFLLNGAKMWITNGSIADVAVVWAKLDGVVRGFLVERGQAGFSAPLQKRKFSLRASVTSELVFQDVRLPREAILPGVEGLKGPLSCLNQARYGIAWGAVGAAQACFDEALRYQQERRQFGRPLASFQLQQAKFADMLTAITAAQGLALRLGQLKDEGKVTPAQISLAKRNNVAMALETARTCRAMLGANGISLEYQTGRHLLNLESVLTYEGTHDIHGLVLGQAVTGIASFA, from the coding sequence ATGTCCTACAAGGCCCTTGATTTCTACGCCCACGACGCCCTCTTGCGCGAGGAGGAGCTGGCCGTCGCCCTGGAAGTGCGCCGCTGGGTGGGCGAGCGTTTCATGCCGCTGGTGGCGGATTGCTTCGAGCAGGACCGCTTTCCGCTGGAGTTGGCCCGCGAGATGGGCGAGCTGGGGCTCTTCGGGGCCACCATTGACGGCTGGGGTTGCGCCGGCCTCAGCCACACGGCCTACGGCCTCATCAACCGCGAGCTGGAACGGGGGGACAGCGGCCTGCGCAGCTTTCTCTCGGTCCAGAGCGGTCTCGTCATGTACCCCATCTGGCGCTACGGCAGCCGGGAGCAGCAGGACCTCTGGCTGCCCGCGCTGGCGAGGGGCGAGGCGGTCGGTTGCTTCGGACTCACCGAACCCGACCATGGGAGCGACCCGGGCGGGATGGAGACCCGCGCCGAGGACCGGGGCGATCATTTCCTGCTCAACGGCGCCAAGATGTGGATCACAAACGGCAGCATCGCCGACGTGGCGGTGGTTTGGGCCAAGCTGGACGGCGTGGTGCGGGGCTTCCTCGTGGAGCGGGGCCAGGCGGGGTTCAGCGCACCGCTGCAGAAGCGCAAGTTCAGCCTGCGCGCCAGCGTCACCAGTGAGCTGGTCTTCCAGGACGTGCGTCTGCCGCGGGAGGCCATCCTGCCCGGCGTCGAGGGGCTGAAAGGGCCGCTGTCCTGCCTCAACCAGGCCCGCTACGGCATCGCCTGGGGGGCGGTGGGTGCGGCCCAGGCCTGCTTCGACGAGGCGCTGCGCTACCAGCAGGAGCGCCGCCAGTTCGGCCGGCCCTTGGCCTCCTTCCAGCTGCAGCAGGCCAAGTTCGCGGACATGCTGACGGCCATCACCGCCGCCCAGGGCCTCGCCCTGCGGCTGGGCCAGCTCAAGGACGAGGGCAAGGTGACGCCCGCCCAGATCAGCCTGGCCAAGCGCAACAACGTGGCCATGGCGCTGGAGACGGCCCGCACCTGCCGCGCCATGCTGGGCGCCAACGGCATCAGCCTGGAGTACCAGACCGGTCGACACCTGCTCAACCTGGAGAGCGTCCTCACCTACGAGGGGACGCACGACATCCACGGCCTCGTTCTGGGCCAAGCCGTGACGGGCATCGCCAGTTTTGCTTGA
- a CDS encoding HAMP domain-containing sensor histidine kinase, translated as MKKGGRIGHRVPTYVFVGLMTLALAQSTWWVIYQVGESARTRDLELKILEERARLAERDLQAVGRPLDADEQTVFLRRFPGLALMATDSSATGLSPVVGSERLRQAWSEAARRTRMFVLEGAFFTLLIMLAVRYQLKAQRSLGDAVRQQSNFISGVTHELKSPLTSIRLYAELLENPDIKPEARLRGAAVIREEADRLSALVEQILRARALDAREMRLELRPLELQAWLQDRAVAIEGRLRVHERQLERSGAALPESLGPFWVLADEEALDLVIGNLVDNAIKYSPRPSRISLGLERQGPWAELWVADEGVGFEPQESRRLFDRFYRGGSEMTRRAKGTGLGLYLVREFAEAMNGRVLAESDGPGRGARFAVLLPLHPNGKV; from the coding sequence GTGAAGAAAGGCGGCCGCATCGGGCACCGTGTTCCCACCTACGTCTTCGTGGGACTGATGACGCTGGCGCTGGCCCAATCCACCTGGTGGGTGATCTACCAAGTGGGGGAAAGCGCCCGCACCCGCGACCTGGAGCTTAAGATCCTCGAGGAGCGGGCCCGGCTGGCGGAGCGGGACTTGCAGGCGGTGGGTCGACCCCTGGATGCCGACGAGCAAACAGTTTTCCTCCGGCGCTTTCCCGGCCTGGCCCTGATGGCCACCGACAGCTCGGCCACCGGCCTCAGCCCGGTGGTGGGCAGCGAGCGTTTACGCCAGGCCTGGTCCGAGGCGGCGCGACGCACCCGCATGTTCGTGCTGGAGGGCGCCTTTTTCACCCTGCTCATCATGCTGGCCGTCCGCTACCAACTCAAAGCGCAGCGCAGCCTGGGCGACGCCGTGCGACAGCAATCCAATTTCATCAGCGGCGTGACCCACGAGCTGAAGTCGCCCCTCACCTCCATCCGGCTCTATGCGGAGCTCCTGGAAAATCCTGACATCAAGCCCGAGGCCCGCTTGCGGGGGGCGGCCGTCATTCGCGAGGAGGCGGACCGCCTGTCCGCGCTGGTGGAGCAGATCCTGCGGGCCAGGGCGCTGGACGCCCGTGAAATGCGCCTGGAGTTGCGGCCCCTGGAGTTGCAGGCCTGGCTGCAGGATCGCGCCGTCGCCATCGAAGGCCGTCTGCGCGTCCATGAGCGCCAGCTGGAGCGGTCCGGGGCCGCTCTTCCCGAGAGCCTTGGGCCGTTCTGGGTGCTGGCCGACGAGGAGGCGCTGGACCTGGTGATCGGCAACCTGGTGGACAACGCCATCAAATATTCGCCGCGCCCATCGCGGATCAGCCTTGGGTTGGAACGGCAAGGGCCCTGGGCCGAGCTGTGGGTGGCCGACGAGGGCGTGGGTTTCGAACCGCAGGAGAGTCGTCGTCTCTTTGACCGTTTCTACCGGGGAGGAAGCGAAATGACCCGCCGCGCCAAGGGTACGGGCCTGGGGCTTTACCTTGTGCGGGAGTTCGCGGAGGCGATGAATGGCCGCGTGCTGGCGGAAAGCGACGGTCCCGGGCGCGGGGCCCGTTTCGCCGTGCTGCTGCCGCTTCACCCAAATGGAAAGGTCTGA